The following proteins come from a genomic window of Nostoc sp. ATCC 53789:
- a CDS encoding DUF4347 domain-containing protein produces the protein MATLHTPDFQVNSLIPTHYTRNLVFIDMAVEDYHSLVKGVISNTDVFVIDPTQNGVEQITEVLATRANQNLSSIHIVCHGLPGSLQLGNTRLGVDTLDEYTQQLQQWQKIFTASSKTVGLSVESATESPAKLLIYGCNVADGDAGAEFIAKLRHLTGANIAASRQLTGNAALGGNWDLEVRTGDMEVTLAFAETARKAYTGILATFTVNSTGDVDDGNPNNHVTTLREAINLANATAGDDTIAFGKIFTDATPDVITLTSGKLTITDDVTILGTGASKLTVSGNNASRVFEISGTATGVNIDGLAIASGGIQVNSNSILSLTRSSVSGNTEESGISNNGILSLTGSSVSGNTKGGIYNGGILSLRGSRVFSNTGDFGGGIYNDGSNANTGNLTLTASTVSGNTANYGGGIYNQGGTLNLTASTVSGNKANYNGGGVVNADDGTYFGGSATLTNSTISGNTANDEGGGIYNSGSYTNNDNLTLINTTITNNTADSDSNDVGNGGGVASYGSPMKVSNTIIADNFDKSLADDIQPDVSGSVTDFGNNLIGDATGSIGFTTSTLVGTTANPIDPKLSSLQNNGGATFTHALLADSPALNAGNNSLVPPGVTTDQRSAGFDRISGLAVDIGAYEVQPSIITPPNNPNPLVPTISIIATDNTADENSGNSGSYRVSRSNSNGALTVNFSANGNASIADYNLSVGGKPVIGNSIVIANGQSYVDITLTPVNDIQAEAAENLTLNLAADSAYQIDNVNYTATVAIAANDLVVTNTNDSGDGSLRQAILNANATAGADIITFAGVFGDKTPDIITLTTDKLTITNDITLLGTGAANLTLSGNNASGVFEISGTGTDANINGLKIANANDAFGSILVNNNTSLNLTASIVSGNKGAVGGIFNKGTLSLTNSTVSNNSGSSFGGGIFNKGNLSLTNSIVSGNGASISYSSAFGGGIFNTGTLSIIGSTISGNGASASGLNRYGPDPYPSYGGGIYNSGSVSLSNSTISGNSALSGGGISNSGILNITSSTVSGNKASGGNGGGISSSGILNLNSTTITNNTAEDLYNWGGGTGGGVSGGGTINVGNTIIAGNFNNRNLYGGDINPDVSGDFIDDGNNLIGDNTGSTGFTSSSSIVGNSTNPIDPKLSPLQNNGGTTLTHALFEDSPAINAGNNALIPVGIITDQRGIEFDRTSEGKVDIGALEFNGLIGTSGADNLVGNNYADIIYAKAGNDIIAGNQGNDILTGGGGKDKFVYNLGDGVDTITDFGGLGKGSNPSAAIIGQLDTLKFQGAGLTARNMLLTQNSNNLEITFEGVDDDKVILQNFPLENLDNLSSIGNILFDGQTKIRDSFDVFNANSTQSTIFNKNTVTFLNDLNNNVNGFDNSADVINGQGGNDRIDGKSGNDLLRGGEGNDTLLGSLGNDSLLGGAGNDSLLGGAGNDILIGGSGSDTLTGGSGYDQFIYQSLSDSDDTITDFDLSQDKLVFTDLFKSRGYSTSNPILDGNLQFVQSGTSTLVQVLGYYSFYTFATLDNFTATNLVVGGNVFV, from the coding sequence ATGGCAACGCTACATACCCCAGACTTCCAAGTAAATTCCTTAATTCCCACACATTACACACGCAACCTGGTCTTTATCGACATGGCTGTGGAAGACTATCACAGCTTAGTCAAAGGTGTTATTTCCAACACTGATGTGTTCGTAATCGATCCAACACAGAACGGTGTTGAGCAAATTACGGAGGTTTTGGCAACTCGTGCCAACCAGAATCTTAGCAGCATTCATATTGTTTGCCACGGTCTTCCTGGTAGCTTGCAACTAGGTAACACCCGCTTGGGAGTTGATACCCTTGATGAATATACTCAGCAACTACAACAGTGGCAGAAGATATTTACCGCCTCATCAAAAACCGTTGGGTTATCGGTTGAATCTGCTACAGAATCTCCAGCTAAATTACTCATCTATGGTTGTAACGTAGCTGACGGTGATGCAGGGGCAGAATTTATTGCCAAACTGCGCCACCTTACAGGAGCGAATATTGCCGCTTCCCGTCAGCTTACAGGCAATGCAGCACTGGGCGGCAATTGGGATCTGGAAGTCCGCACCGGTGATATGGAAGTAACTTTAGCGTTTGCAGAAACGGCGCGGAAAGCTTATACAGGAATCCTGGCAACCTTTACAGTAAATAGTACCGGGGATGTAGATGATGGGAATCCGAATAATCATGTCACTACCTTACGGGAGGCTATTAACTTAGCTAATGCTACTGCTGGGGATGATACGATCGCCTTTGGGAAAATCTTTACTGATGCTACCCCAGATGTAATAACCCTCACCTCTGGAAAACTGACCATTACCGATGATGTTACTATCCTGGGAACTGGCGCATCCAAACTTACTGTGAGTGGGAATAATGCCTCCAGAGTATTCGAGATATCGGGAACAGCGACAGGTGTTAATATTGACGGTTTGGCGATCGCTAGCGGCGGTATTCAAGTCAATTCAAATTCCATCCTCAGCCTGACAAGAAGCAGTGTTTCTGGCAATACAGAGGAAAGCGGCATCTCCAATAACGGCATCCTCAGTCTGACGGGAAGTAGTGTTTCTGGTAATACCAAAGGCGGAATCTATAACGGTGGCATCCTCAGCCTTAGAGGAAGTCGTGTCTTTAGCAATACGGGTGACTTCGGTGGTGGTATCTATAATGACGGTTCCAACGCAAACACTGGTAATCTTACCCTAACGGCAAGTACTGTCTCTGGCAATACGGCAAACTATGGCGGCGGCATCTACAATCAAGGCGGTACTCTCAACCTAACGGCAAGTACTGTCTCTGGCAATAAGGCAAACTATAACGGTGGCGGTGTCGTTAACGCAGATGATGGTACTTATTTTGGTGGTTCAGCTACTCTAACTAACAGCACCATCTCAGGCAATACAGCCAATGACGAAGGCGGTGGTATATATAATAGCGGCAGCTACACAAATAACGACAATCTCACTCTGATCAATACCACAATTACTAACAACACAGCCGACTCAGATAGCAATGATGTTGGTAATGGTGGGGGTGTTGCTAGCTATGGTAGCCCCATGAAAGTTAGTAACACCATCATTGCAGACAACTTTGACAAGTCCCTTGCCGATGATATACAACCTGACGTGTCCGGTAGCGTCACTGACTTTGGCAATAACTTGATTGGCGATGCCACTGGTAGTATTGGCTTTACCACCAGCACTCTCGTTGGCACAACCGCCAACCCCATTGACCCAAAACTCAGTTCGCTGCAAAATAACGGTGGTGCAACCTTTACTCACGCCTTACTTGCAGATAGCCCTGCTCTTAATGCTGGCAATAATTCTCTAGTTCCTCCTGGTGTAACTACCGATCAAAGAAGCGCTGGATTTGACAGGATATCTGGTCTTGCAGTTGATATTGGTGCTTATGAAGTCCAGCCTAGTATAATTACGCCACCTAATAATCCCAATCCCCTTGTCCCCACCATCAGCATCATCGCCACTGATAACACTGCTGATGAAAACAGTGGGAATAGTGGTAGTTACCGCGTTAGCCGCAGCAACAGCAATGGAGCATTAACAGTCAACTTCTCTGCCAATGGCAATGCGAGTATTGCAGACTACAACCTAAGCGTGGGTGGCAAACCTGTCATCGGCAACAGTATCGTGATTGCTAATGGGCAAAGCTATGTAGATATCACTTTGACACCTGTCAACGATATTCAGGCAGAAGCGGCGGAAAATCTGACTCTCAACTTGGCAGCAGATTCGGCTTACCAAATCGATAATGTGAATTATACCGCCACAGTAGCGATCGCAGCCAATGATTTAGTCGTGACTAATACCAACGATTCTGGAGATGGGTCGTTGCGGCAAGCTATCCTCAATGCTAATGCTACTGCTGGGGCAGATATTATTACCTTTGCAGGAGTTTTTGGTGATAAAACTCCAGATATTATCACCCTCACCACCGATAAACTCACAATCACCAATGATATTACCCTTTTGGGGACTGGGGCAGCAAACCTTACCTTGAGTGGAAATAATGCCTCTGGCGTGTTTGAGATATCAGGAACAGGCACAGATGCTAACATTAATGGCTTGAAGATTGCTAATGCTAACGATGCGTTTGGCAGTATTTTGGTTAATAACAATACTAGCCTTAACTTGACGGCAAGCATCGTCTCTGGCAATAAGGGAGCAGTAGGCGGCATATTTAACAAAGGTACTCTCAGCCTCACTAACAGCACTGTCTCTAATAACAGTGGCTCATCCTTCGGTGGAGGCATATTTAACAAAGGCAACCTCAGCCTCACTAACAGCATTGTCTCTGGTAATGGTGCATCTATCAGTTACTCCTCTGCCTTCGGTGGTGGCATATTCAACACAGGTACTCTCAGCATAATAGGAAGCACTATCTCTGGTAATGGGGCTTCCGCCAGTGGTCTGAATCGTTATGGGCCTGACCCTTACCCGTCCTACGGTGGCGGCATCTATAACTCTGGCAGTGTCAGCTTGAGTAATAGTACTATCTCTGGTAATTCAGCACTTTCTGGAGGTGGCATATCTAACTCAGGTATCTTGAACATCACCAGCAGTACTGTCTCTGGCAATAAGGCAAGTGGAGGGAACGGCGGCGGCATCTCTAGCTCAGGTATCCTCAATCTGAACAGCACCACGATTACTAATAACACCGCAGAAGACCTTTACAACTGGGGAGGCGGCACTGGTGGAGGTGTTTCTGGTGGCGGGACTATCAACGTTGGGAACACCATTATTGCAGGCAACTTCAACAACAGAAATCTTTATGGCGGTGATATCAACCCCGACGTTTCCGGCGACTTCATCGATGACGGTAATAACCTGATTGGAGATAACACTGGTAGCACTGGTTTTACTAGCAGTAGCAGTATCGTTGGCAACAGCACCAACCCAATCGATCCCAAACTTAGCCCATTGCAAAATAACGGTGGTACAACCCTTACCCATGCCTTATTTGAAGATAGTCCCGCCATTAACGCTGGTAACAATGCTCTGATTCCAGTAGGTATTATAACAGACCAGCGCGGCATCGAATTTGACAGAACATCTGAGGGTAAAGTTGATATTGGTGCATTAGAGTTCAACGGTTTGATTGGAACTAGTGGCGCTGATAATCTAGTGGGCAACAACTACGCTGACATAATTTATGCTAAAGCTGGGAACGACATTATTGCAGGTAATCAAGGCAACGATATTTTAACTGGTGGCGGTGGCAAGGATAAATTTGTTTACAACTTAGGTGACGGTGTTGATACCATTACCGACTTCGGTGGGTTAGGTAAAGGCTCAAATCCGTCAGCAGCAATCATTGGCCAATTGGATACCCTGAAATTTCAAGGGGCTGGATTGACTGCTCGAAATATGCTACTTACCCAGAATAGTAACAATCTGGAAATCACCTTTGAAGGAGTGGATGATGACAAAGTTATTCTGCAAAACTTTCCCCTAGAAAACTTAGACAATCTCTCCAGTATTGGCAATATCCTGTTTGATGGGCAAACCAAAATTCGTGACAGCTTTGATGTCTTTAATGCCAACTCTACCCAAAGCACCATCTTCAACAAAAATACAGTCACCTTTCTTAATGACCTAAACAACAATGTCAATGGCTTTGACAACTCAGCTGATGTTATTAATGGTCAAGGGGGAAATGACCGCATTGATGGCAAGAGTGGCAACGACCTACTACGGGGTGGTGAAGGTAACGACACCCTGCTTGGTAGTCTAGGTAATGATAGCCTTCTCGGTGGTGCTGGAAATGATAGCCTTCTTGGTGGTGCTGGCAATGATATTCTTATTGGTGGTTCAGGTAGCGATACCTTGACTGGCGGGAGCGGTTATGACCAGTTCATCTACCAAAGTTTGAGCGATTCTGATGATACAATCACTGACTTTGATCTGAGCCAGGATAAGTTAGTCTTCACTGACCTGTTTAAGAGTCGGGGCTACAGTACCAGCAACCCCATCTTAGATGGCAATCTACAATTTGTGCAATCGGGTACTTCTACACTAGTTCAAGTCCTTGGTTATTATTCTTTTTACACCTTCGCAACTTTAGATAATTTCACAGCGACAAATCTAGTAGTTGGTGGTAATGTTTTTGTCTAG
- a CDS encoding glycosyltransferase family 4 protein, with amino-acid sequence MRIIHILNHVQEIGNGIVNVAVDLACLQAKSGYEVAVISAGGEYEKLLNNCGVKHYQLDQTRKPNSIIKAAVRYRAIAAEFQPDIVHAHMMTGVILARIFQGNKYTLVSTVHNEFQRSSLLMGLADRVIAVSKAVRDSMAKRGIPENKLRVVCNGTLGSPRTRQIQDYQPLGLQRPAIATVAGMYQRKGIAELIAAFEQIAPDFPQAHLYLVGNGPDKQLFEAQAQATSVKERIHFEGFQPQPQRYLISCDIFVLASHRDPCPLVLSEAREAGTAIVGTQVDGIPEALDNGQAGLLVPAKDSNALAGVLVQLLSNADMLHEWKNRANQNLQWLSVARVHQETLAVYRELITD; translated from the coding sequence ATGCGAATTATACATATTTTGAACCACGTTCAAGAAATAGGTAACGGTATTGTGAATGTGGCTGTGGATCTGGCTTGTTTACAGGCAAAATCTGGTTATGAGGTAGCGGTTATTTCTGCTGGTGGTGAATATGAGAAATTATTAAATAACTGTGGTGTCAAACACTACCAACTAGACCAAACTAGAAAACCGAACAGTATTATCAAAGCAGCTGTGCGTTACCGGGCGATCGCAGCAGAATTTCAGCCGGATATCGTTCATGCTCACATGATGACGGGGGTAATTTTAGCACGTATTTTTCAAGGAAATAAATATACTTTAGTTTCCACTGTCCACAATGAATTTCAGCGTTCCAGTCTGCTGATGGGTTTAGCTGATAGAGTAATTGCTGTCAGCAAGGCGGTGCGAGATTCTATGGCAAAACGCGGTATCCCAGAAAACAAGTTGCGGGTAGTATGCAATGGAACTTTGGGCAGCCCCCGCACCCGGCAAATCCAAGATTATCAACCTTTAGGGTTACAACGTCCAGCGATCGCTACTGTAGCAGGAATGTATCAACGCAAAGGTATCGCTGAGTTAATCGCTGCCTTTGAACAAATTGCCCCAGATTTTCCCCAAGCGCATCTTTATTTGGTAGGAAATGGCCCTGATAAACAGCTATTTGAGGCACAAGCACAAGCAACTTCTGTAAAAGAACGGATTCATTTTGAAGGCTTCCAGCCGCAACCTCAACGCTACCTGATATCTTGTGACATATTTGTGTTGGCTTCTCATCGCGATCCTTGCCCTCTAGTACTTTCGGAAGCTAGGGAAGCTGGAACTGCGATCGTTGGCACTCAAGTAGATGGGATTCCTGAAGCTTTGGATAATGGGCAAGCAGGTCTTTTAGTGCCAGCAAAAGATAGTAATGCTTTGGCTGGGGTTTTAGTGCAATTACTGAGTAATGCCGATATGCTCCATGAGTGGAAGAATCGGGCAAATCAAAACCTACAGTGGTTAAGTGTTGCCCGCGTTCATCAGGAAACACTGGCAGTATATCGTGAGTTAATTACAGATTAA
- a CDS encoding efflux RND transporter permease subunit, which yields MQQVKNGGGFSISAISIRQHIGTLMLTLAVIVMGVFFVVKLPVDLLPSITYPRIGVRIQAPGISPEVAVDEVTRPLEEAFSATEGVIQIFSQTREGQINLDLYFQPGGNIDQALNDATAAFNRARSTLPESIEEPRLFKVDPSQLPVYELALTSPSLEGVDLRVFAEEELARELSVVPGVAGVDISGGVLEEVRVNIDLDRLQALGVGLTDILDELRDRNLDISGGRLLGQNAEPLTRTVGRFQNANEISNLSFEVSSPTSSTTSSLPASTTPKRRVYLRDFAEVIDGSEQQRVYVLLNGQQAVKVSIQKQPDANTINVVEGVKKRLEELRKSGLIPEGTVLTPTLDESRFIRNSISNVTSSGLIGTALAAIAVLLFLGSLRQTFIIVLAIPLASLAAIILMGLFGLSLNVFSLGGLALGVGIVVDNSIVMLENIAEGAGMTPGKDNKSRLNSQQLISQAEKSSQEVESALVASTSTNLVAVLPFLLIGGFIALLFNELILTITFSVAASILIAVTVVPMFASRMLAWKFSSGLSNFWLLREFNNRFDASTRVYSSFLTGILRWRLVTVAIVIILFGGGSLWMAPQIPQEILPRINTGQANLNAQFPPGTPLETNQKVMVAVDEIIHKQPETEYVFSTIGGSLFGNTTNANALRASSNITLKTGTNVQAYVERVTQELNKLNLAGIRLRLTPGQVRGLILSNSPVRGADVDVIIQGNDVNNLEEAGRQVLTALEEQATLARFRPDADDRQPEIQILPDWERVSALGLTATQIGQTIQTAIEGSVPTQLQRGNRLVDVRVKLNEASVQVPSQLERLPLFVDNNRQVRLSDVAKIAEAQAPGEVQRINQRQVLLIAGNLTEGASLSSALEQVSTVLNSIDLPEGITILPSAASESNQQLQSSLQLLGGLAAFLVFVVMAVQYNSLIDPLVIMFTIPLALAGGIFGLYITKTAIGATVIVGAVLLVGIVVNNAIIMVELANQILEREKVDRKTAILKAAPQRLRPILMTTITTVLGMFPLALGIGEGSEFLQPLGVVVFSGLSLATVLTLFIIPCFYTLLHDLMGGNWAKPVLSRLHGFTKKLIS from the coding sequence ATGCAGCAAGTAAAAAACGGTGGCGGATTTAGTATCAGTGCCATATCAATCCGCCAACACATCGGGACACTGATGCTGACGCTGGCAGTAATAGTGATGGGTGTCTTTTTTGTCGTCAAGTTGCCAGTAGATTTACTACCATCAATTACCTATCCTCGGATTGGTGTGCGAATACAAGCGCCTGGAATATCCCCAGAGGTAGCAGTTGATGAAGTCACAAGACCACTAGAAGAAGCCTTTAGTGCTACTGAGGGCGTGATTCAAATTTTTTCCCAAACTCGTGAGGGACAGATAAATTTGGATCTGTATTTTCAGCCAGGTGGCAATATTGACCAAGCTTTAAACGATGCTACGGCTGCTTTTAACAGAGCTAGAAGCACATTACCAGAAAGCATCGAAGAACCACGCTTATTTAAAGTCGATCCTTCCCAGTTACCCGTTTACGAATTGGCATTAACTTCACCCTCCCTCGAAGGCGTGGATTTGCGCGTTTTTGCTGAAGAAGAATTAGCCCGCGAACTGAGTGTTGTACCCGGAGTTGCAGGGGTAGACATATCGGGCGGAGTTCTAGAAGAAGTTAGGGTCAATATAGATTTAGATCGGTTGCAAGCTTTGGGTGTAGGTTTGACCGATATCCTAGATGAACTCAGAGATCGCAACCTAGATATCTCTGGCGGTCGGCTTTTAGGGCAGAATGCTGAACCATTAACCCGTACCGTCGGACGGTTCCAAAATGCTAATGAAATCAGCAATCTTTCTTTTGAAGTCTCTTCCCCCACTTCCTCCACTACCTCATCTCTCCCGGCTTCCACTACTCCCAAGCGCCGCGTCTATTTGCGCGACTTTGCCGAAGTCATTGATGGCTCAGAACAGCAAAGGGTGTACGTCTTACTCAACGGGCAACAAGCTGTAAAAGTCAGCATCCAAAAGCAGCCAGATGCTAATACCATCAACGTTGTCGAGGGTGTGAAAAAACGCTTAGAAGAACTTCGGAAGTCCGGTCTAATTCCTGAAGGGACGGTTCTGACACCAACCTTGGATGAGTCGCGGTTTATTCGCAACTCCATCTCGAATGTTACTAGTTCTGGATTGATTGGTACTGCACTAGCAGCGATCGCAGTTCTTCTATTTCTTGGTTCTCTGCGGCAAACTTTCATCATCGTCCTCGCCATCCCCCTAGCAAGTCTAGCTGCCATCATCTTAATGGGGCTATTTGGTTTATCTCTCAACGTTTTTAGTTTGGGTGGTCTAGCGCTAGGTGTAGGTATTGTGGTCGATAACTCCATCGTCATGTTGGAGAATATTGCCGAGGGTGCTGGGATGACTCCCGGTAAGGATAATAAAAGCCGCTTGAATTCCCAGCAACTAATTTCTCAAGCAGAAAAAAGTAGCCAAGAAGTAGAATCAGCTTTGGTTGCTTCCACTAGTACGAACTTGGTGGCAGTTTTGCCATTTTTGCTCATTGGTGGTTTTATTGCACTACTATTCAATGAGTTAATTCTTACCATCACCTTTTCCGTAGCGGCTTCAATTTTAATTGCCGTAACTGTTGTACCGATGTTCGCCTCTCGGATGTTGGCATGGAAGTTTTCTAGCGGGTTGAGCAATTTTTGGCTGTTGCGGGAGTTTAATAACCGTTTCGATGCTTCTACGAGGGTATATAGCAGTTTTTTAACTGGAATATTACGCTGGCGGTTGGTTACAGTAGCGATCGTTATTATCCTTTTCGGCGGCGGTAGTTTGTGGATGGCTCCCCAAATTCCCCAAGAAATTCTCCCTCGCATCAACACCGGACAAGCTAACTTAAATGCTCAGTTTCCTCCCGGTACACCTTTAGAAACCAACCAAAAAGTAATGGTTGCGGTAGATGAGATTATCCACAAACAGCCAGAAACGGAATATGTTTTCTCTACAATTGGTGGCTCTCTCTTTGGCAACACTACCAATGCTAATGCCCTACGAGCTTCCAGCAATATTACCCTGAAAACGGGTACTAACGTGCAAGCTTATGTAGAACGAGTTACCCAAGAGTTGAACAAGTTAAATTTAGCAGGAATTCGTCTGCGCCTTACCCCCGGTCAAGTGCGGGGTTTGATTCTCAGCAATTCTCCTGTCCGTGGTGCTGATGTTGACGTAATAATTCAGGGAAATGACGTAAATAATTTAGAAGAAGCTGGCCGTCAGGTACTAACAGCTTTAGAAGAACAAGCCACCTTAGCGAGATTTCGTCCCGATGCAGACGATCGCCAACCAGAAATACAGATTCTTCCTGACTGGGAAAGGGTTTCAGCTTTAGGGCTAACTGCTACACAAATAGGGCAGACAATTCAAACTGCGATCGAAGGCAGTGTTCCAACTCAGTTGCAACGCGGCAACCGTTTAGTTGATGTCCGAGTAAAGTTGAATGAAGCATCAGTGCAAGTACCTTCTCAATTAGAAAGGTTGCCTTTATTTGTGGATAACAATCGCCAAGTCCGCTTGAGCGATGTTGCCAAAATTGCCGAAGCTCAAGCGCCTGGAGAAGTTCAGCGAATTAACCAGCGTCAGGTTTTATTAATTGCTGGCAACTTAACCGAGGGAGCTAGCCTCAGTAGTGCCCTAGAACAGGTGAGTACGGTACTAAATAGTATCGATTTACCTGAAGGAATTACCATATTACCCAGTGCAGCCTCTGAATCTAATCAGCAGCTGCAAAGTTCATTGCAACTTCTAGGTGGATTAGCTGCCTTTCTAGTCTTTGTAGTGATGGCGGTGCAATACAATTCTCTGATTGACCCGCTAGTAATTATGTTTACAATTCCCTTGGCATTAGCTGGGGGAATTTTCGGGCTTTACATTACCAAAACTGCAATTGGGGCGACAGTGATTGTCGGTGCAGTTTTGCTGGTGGGTATTGTGGTCAATAACGCCATCATTATGGTGGAATTGGCCAATCAAATTCTAGAACGGGAAAAAGTTGACCGGAAAACTGCCATTTTGAAAGCTGCACCTCAACGCCTAAGACCGATATTAATGACAACTATTACCACTGTTTTAGGTATGTTTCCCCTAGCGTTAGGAATCGGGGAAGGTTCAGAATTTCTGCAACCATTAGGTGTAGTAGTGTTTTCGGGTTTATCTTTGGCAACAGTGCTGACACTGTTTATCATTCCCTGCTTTTATACTCTGTTACACGATTTGATGGGTGGAAATTGGGCGAAGCCAGTGTTAAGCAGGTTGCATGGATTTACCAAAAAACTTATAAGCTAA